From Pseudorasbora parva isolate DD20220531a chromosome 14, ASM2467924v1, whole genome shotgun sequence:
gaagtgagtgggacagaatttttttttttttttttttggaccaatataatttattgcatctcttgcttttaattgggcaagatatcaaatacactgctgaacaataaccactaattaatatctataatattattctcctattttttgtgccaattttataattggtttatatactagcctacaaacacttgtgcattaacattccatagattttatgcaatgtaaaaatatatatatatattctaatgtaaaccagctgttctctgtgtgaatatatagtaaagtgtaatttattcctgtgatcaaagctgaatttatcatcattactacagtcttcagtgtcacatgatccttcactaatcattctcatatgaggatctgatgctcaacacacatttatgattattatcagttgtgctgctcatggtgatgcttaatttttgtggaaaccatctaaacatttgtggtaaaattaaaaaaagagagaaattaatacttttgttgatcagacatgcattaaattgatcacaagtgatatttttaatattacaaaagatgataatttttaatgaatgcaaataaCTGCTAtcctttgaactttctattcattaaagaaacctgaaaaataacatgtaggctatcatggtttccacaacatttttaagcagcacaactgttttcaacacagataataatcataaatgtttcttgattattaaATCCtgatatgagaatgattagtgaaggatcatgtcacactgaagactggagtaatgataaattcagctttgatcacaggaataaattactatatattcacataggaaaaaagctgttttaatttgtaataatatttcaaaatattactgtttgaactatttttgattacataaatgcagccttggtgagcagaagatactaaacattaaaagctgcattattcatatgatagcctatactttattgtcatcaatagcctacattgagatggcttgaaaaacacacaaagcatatatattgtcgcaatcgtctgattgtcgtcgtcacgtttcatcatcataacgattgttttccttcagctgcagctccagcgtgactggatattacgaatccacttttggactttccAAAAGTGGATGAGGAGGActttcctcatatttagatgcgaataaaatgacaggtcatgcatagattattttttgtctctgaatttaaatcttgatgtattcacattggtttctatgtaaacacatttgaccgtgacctcaagaagcgcgcaatcaaccgagattagagagagcggtttttagcgtccctgttaacttgcccgcccccgCGCAGGTAACGTCGGTTcggatcccgctcggagcgggtcgactagcatcggtgagacccagtaaaagtgcgggggacgaaaatacattttattaaaagtgagggggacacgtcccccgcgtaatctacgcccatggttACTTGTATGATCATCTGACACTATTTTTATGCACTGAGCTAATGTTTGTAGGTTTAAATTTGTGGCTACGTTCACTGCCTATTCCACAAATGAACATGCCATAACGGACATGCTAATCTTACATTATCACATTATACATATACTCTGTCACTAATGCGAATTCCTAGCTAGCAGTTAATAGCGCAAGTTAAACAAATAGGCGCTAAtgtgtaggctaacgttacagTAACGTTAAACTACTTTAGTTAGCTTACTTGAAAGTCTATAACTTAGCCTACCTTTCATGTGACTCGAAAGAGCAGACTCGCCCATATAGTGAAAAGCTGCATGTATTTTTGCAAACTTTACAGGAGGTACTTCGTGGGGTTTGTGCCAGTTTGATCCAAAATTCGTATTTAGCATCTTTCAGCCAACGTTCAATGAAACGACAACATGGGGGCGGAGTCACACGGAAATAGACAGGCAGATCGCGAGCACAGCAGGTTTCATTTTAGGCTctccaacattttatttctacatttaataAACGAACTATTTAGTCAGATAGGtatttgttgtaaaagaaatagttacaatttcaagcatttttAAGCACCTTAtccaaaattcaagcacttttcaaaccttgaaaacacaacatcaaaattcaagcactttcaaggaTTTCAAGCACCCGTACGAACCCtgtatgtaagtcaatgacaggcagcataCATAGTACACACGGATTCCCTGTTCCAACACCTTATATTCGTCAGTTTGAGTCAGTCAGcataattttcttttctttttattcagacattcagttttgaacacttaactcaatcccttccctaaacctacccatttgtgttataaaaaacaggatataacaggcagatacgactgcaggcacaatttattcagaaagtacaaatatcccaagtgttctgaggccaaacgattgatttgtgtgaagaaaatccccaaaagcgatcagtaacgtcgagtccatccgccgaATATTAatgcatttcaaatattgctgcCGGAAGAAAGGTCACATCaactttgacagcattggctgtcgtttCATGACCAATAGCCTACGTGCACAAGCGCAGTGACGAACTTCCGCTATTGTCAGAAGTCGGCATATCAGTTTCCGGTTTACTTCCTGTCTTCATCCgctataaacaaacaaacaagatgTGTGCTGCTGTTGTTGTACGGAAAAAGAAATATAATGTGCGAGACACATCTAGATTTCAAAGTACCATGAGTGGGTCTAAGGAGCATTGCTGTGTGCCACTTTGCTCGGCTTCAAGTCGGTACAACAGCCATTTGAGCTTCCACCGCTTCCCGAAGGACACCAACCTTCGTGCGCAGTGGTTGCACAAAATAAGGAGGGCGCGATTTTCGGTTACCACTCACACCAAGGTATGCAGTCGACATTTCACCGAGAATGAAATCCGCACTTCTGCTAAGGGTAGACGGGTTTTAGCAGCAGGTTCTGTTCCATCGTTATTCGAGTGGAATAACTATACAAAGGTGTCACGGGCCGGTGTTTGGGAGCGCCGATCTCGACCACCAAGTCCAGAACCTGACCCGCCGAGACCCGAGGAAGACATTGAGCATCCCGCCATGGTTCCGATGGTTGTAGACCACGACTACGCTACCAGTCGTACTGTATGTGTAGACCGAAAGCAGTATGAAGATGCGTTGAGGGAAATCGAGGCACTGAGGGAGCAGCTCCAAACAGTTCACCTTCATCACTCATTTGGACTTAAACGGTTTGCTTCGTCGCCCGAAGACATCAGATTTTACACCAGGTAAGACAGTTGTAATATCAACATCATCTCATAACATTTTACTGATTGACTAACTGACCAAGTAATTGTTTTTCACTGTCATCTTAATCATATTCTTGAGCTTGTATGACGAAAACAACTAATTTTGATTGTAATACTGTATTTTAGATTCCCCTCATACGAGCATCTGATGGCGTTCTGGAACCTGATCGAGACAGCAACAGCAAAAATGGTTAGGGTCACCAGGGCAAAGAAACCCTATGCCACTAGCACATCAATTGAAAGCCCTATATCCAGACCAACTGTaagttttctctctctcaatcacacacacacacacacacacacacacacacacacacacacacacacacacacacacacacacacacacacacaccccaataTGAGAGATACATGTAGTACTGACACTAAAAATAAGTTCACtctgtaaactttttttttctatcaCAGTAATTTTCTTTTTGGGTGACAATCTGTATTAtacacaatacagattgttaCCATCCATGATACATATTGTTACATGTTTGTATTGCATTATCTTGGTACACCCCTACTCACTAAACTCATCTCTTCCCAGAAACTGCTGCCGATAGATGAGCTTTTTCTTTTCCTCACATACCTGTCCACTGGCTGTACCCAGAGAGAGTTGGCTCACAGATTTAACATCCACAGAGCAACAGTCAGCCGAATCATTGTGACCTGGGCCAACTTCCTCTACAGCTTACTGGGCTCAGTCTGTATATGGATGTCTCCTGCAGCTGTGAAGGCCAGTCTTCCTCGGGACTTTGATGGCAGCTACAGCAACACACAAGTAGTGCTTGATTGTACAGAGCTACGGTGTCAAACACCTTCATCCCTGCTCCTTCAGAGCGAAGTTTTTTCAAACTACAAGTCCCATTGCACCTTTAAGGCTATGGTGGGCATGTCCCCTCACGGAGCCCTGACTTTTGTGTCAGCACTCTTTGAGGGTTCCATGAGTGACAGAGAGGTGTTTCGTCAGTCAGGGATTACATCACTCTTAACACCTGACATGGCCATCATGGTGGACAAGGGATTCTTGGTGGATGACCTTGTACCTGGGCCTGTTCATCGTCCTGCCTTCCTCTCCAAGAAGGCCCAAATGTCTGAGGTAGATGTTCTGAAGACGCAGTCCATTGCCCGTTTGAGAGTACACATCGAAAGGTTAATCAGAAGAGTTAAAGAGAATAAACTCTTTGACACTACTATCCCTCTCTCTATTGCAGGGAGCATAAATCAAATCTTTACAGTTGCTTGTCTCCTCTCAAACTACCAAAATGGACCTTTGGTCAAGAAATGGAGATTATGAAGTGAGATACTGTAGCCATTTTCTAAAGAGGTTGATG
This genomic window contains:
- the LOC137040112 gene encoding uncharacterized protein, which produces MCAAVVVRKKKYNVRDTSRFQSTMSGSKEHCCVPLCSASSRYNSHLSFHRFPKDTNLRAQWLHKIRRARFSVTTHTKVCSRHFTENEIRTSAKGRRVLAAGSVPSLFEWNNYTKVSRAGVWERRSRPPSPEPDPPRPEEDIEHPAMVPMVVDHDYATSRTVCVDRKQYEDALREIEALREQLQTVHLHHSFGLKRFASSPEDIRFYTRFPSYEHLMAFWNLIETATAKMVRVTRAKKPYATSTSIESPISRPTKLLPIDELFLFLTYLSTGCTQRELAHRFNIHRATVSRIIVTWANFLYSLLGSVCIWMSPAAVKASLPRDFDGSYSNTQVVLDCTELRCQTPSSLLLQSEVFSNYKSHCTFKAMVGMSPHGALTFVSALFEGSMSDREVFRQSGITSLLTPDMAIMVDKGFLVDDLVPGPVHRPAFLSKKAQMSEVDVLKTQSIARLRVHIERLIRRVKENKLFDTTIPLSIAGSINQIFTVACLLSNYQNGPLVKKWRL